accctcccattcctagtgaatttaagatctcaatggttacctttatgcaggtcatttcttcctctgttgcaatcaaaatgtcatctacatactggagtaataaatattggtctcttggtacttgcccttctctggtccagatttccagttcttttgccagttgactcccatcggtaatcgagtccaggtgagctgagtttttcttccactttctggatgttcccactcaaaggcaaatagtttcctactttcttggtcaaggggtatacagaagaaagcatcttttaagtcaattacagtaaaccatttatatatctcttttacggatgctaacaatgtatagggattggcaaccactggatggatgtcttttgttatttcatttatacctcttaaatcctgtacaagtctatactcaccattgggtttcttcactgggaaaattggggtgttgtattccgatttacattcctctagaattcgatattttaaaaatttatcaatggtctttgctattccctgtcgtgcttctggttttatagggtattgtttaattcgtacagcctttgctccttcttttaactctacatgtaccggttgtgccaatttagattttccaggtacatctgtttcccagacagagggaattactgcatcttctacttctttaggaatattagaaattggtttttcttttatcatcaaaatctttcctgtcttagactccggaattttcattacgagttcaccattctcaaaagtaattactgcctccagtgctgccagtagatcgcgccctaagagcggagttgggcagtctggcatgtataagaattcatgggtcaagatcttatcttcaaagctcaattctaggggttgcaagaatggccgtacctcctccttccctgtggctccaacgactgctgctgacttgttcccgatttgcccctcaagataatttagtacagaatgtgtggcccccgtgtcaatgagaaaatctacgtcttttccttctaaatgcaaagtcaccatgggctctcttgatcctggctccctctcatgtaaaaccatgaccctggctacaccatccagctgatgctcaccactttgattaaacatactgtctaactgaggctgaccattctggctaaaccggtttggacactcccttttccagtgtccctccatccgacaatatgcacactgattcagacctaatctaccatgaccagaacctctgccaaagccacctctattaacgccacgaccacctctaccacgtccccgcccctgtctctgtaagactgccaaaaggctttgcccctgtttcttgataatttctctgtccctgttattataaactttccaggcaacctctaggagtttatccaagtttcttaactcttcaccttccagtttctgtagctttttcctaatatcttcctgtgcctgacccagaaaaataaaggcaagctgagttcttccttgctcactgtctacttgaagatcagtatatcttctagctgcttccttaagtctttctagaaaggcagtgggagattctttcttttcctgtcgaatttcatacaacttagaccagttcatactcttaggtattgcctgttgaacaccaactgaaatccactcctgatatctctttagccttaacatatccactccagaggggtcattagcatcccactctgggtctgcagtgggaaaattataatccagtgtccctgtcaccaaaccatttcgtatgtcttctctagctctttctcttgctgctcgaagaaccatatctctctctgtctcatccatcagagtgtctaatatgacatgagtatcttcccaatcagggttctgagttttcattatcatcttaaccacacgagctaccttatctgggttttctctatacgttccggctgattgtttccatataactaaatcagcaggtgaaaagggtacctttacaaagacgggtccattagttcccaccccttgccttagtggtgcaataatcgttctcttttgtttgcctgattttaatataccctttcctgcctgaggccactccagggccagttttcctcgtgttcggtgagctactggggcgtctagttcatctgcttcactgtcactactttccattctatctgtcttcttcacattccccctttgcttctgcctcacaatcacatcctggacaggtgaatcgGGGAGGGGAGGAtacaggggggcagacgggccagaagctggtgaaggaggtgtaggtgggagcggagggtacccttgagctggtgttagaggggggataaatctttcagcgggtgtgggcgggggagcaggatagctttgagcaggtgtatgtggagaagggggggttctctgagccggcggaggagggacaggcacctggGCAGACGGAGGAGGGGCaagcggaggagcggctggcacaggcagaggaggataattaccttcagcagacaaaggtgggggtggaacatattgtgctggcgcgagcgaggggtgtgtaagagaatcaggtggggtcagggtgagcggggtagaacttggtgttgagggggccgtggtggttccgggagccatgggagataccaataattccgattccagttcgtctctttttccccctaaaatttcacttaaaactgcatgttccatacaatgcttattttggacgcaagccagacacttattattctcaagcttcattgctttcattttgtcaagccacaaaaccggtttctcaagcaagcacagaaataagtcaatatatggtaattgttctaccTTTCtatcttgtgtacaaagcgatctaagttgcataataaccttcacatcaaaagacccgtttttcagccacctctgattttcaggcaaagcgtattttggccagtgaacattacaatattcaatcaacttatcttttcgtaattcctgaccgaagttcccctctttccaatgtgccaacaaacaacccaacggagaagaacttggtatagaggcattattgctgcccaaaacctcttttaacccttttagtttctccatattacagatacataaaaaccacagatgccgaacctgcaacgctttcgcgatgtctgacggacggctgcctaggcaataccaccaggaattccttttgcccaaccaagcgtagctttcgctgcgtcttaatggcaggcccccagaccagagaataaagaaccttacctctcaccaggggtcgttgtgagcggcgagggtcgcggcgccgatgggctccccgagaaatcacccggtgccggctggagcgtgatcaGGTCacggggtcctggctgcgcccacaaggtcccatctgggtcgccaaaaatgttagcgtaggaaaacatataaccacacagaggcgatcatatgcggttctttattccagcgcgcgggacaccggggtgataatacacccaaatctgatgtccaaaggatacagagtcgattcgtgatttttatagtttaaattatacacatgttaactaacccccacccctagatactgattatcctattccttagttactatcttaaatcatacctacgcttctaccctgatccacacttgatttggttaaaacaatagcatggagctgtttacaaaaactgacgcttgttcccagctagctgcgtcaagttccagttgtacgttctctactttcctccccctgcacattactcaatctagaaattatattttttaaccctccaccaacaccCTCGCTGTGTCACAGTGGCTCCTCCGTGACACCACGGGCTCCACAAGGTCACCACAGGCCCTTGGTTCCTTGGGAACCCCGAGTTTCACAATGGTCTCCTTGATTCCATGGGGCACCACAATACACAGCTGGTATGGTAACCCAGCTCTGATTGGCCGAGCTGTCCATCAATCACACTGCAAGGGCAGCATTATCCCAGCTCTCATTGGCTCAGCTGTCAATCAATCACACAATAGCAGCTGCTGCCTACCCTGTCTCTGATTGGACAAGCAACTGGAAGTCCCACCCAAGGGCGGGCCCATGGAGGCCCagggggttaaaagccggagcACGAGGCCAGCCCATGCTCTGattgctgccttctcctggggctcctgtgTGAGCGACGCTGGAACCCGAGCAGCTGGTACCTGTATGTGTGTCTTTCTACAGATCTGCTGTCTTTGTGTTGttctccatttcttcttcttctaatcCTACTTACCTGGGACATTGTTGGGTTAACCCTTATCATCTTAAGGGTTAAAGGTTTTTAGATCACATGGGCTAAGTTACTGAAGTTAATGCTATGATAAGAGTTTCATGTTGAACTGGATGTTGTGATAAACCCTTTGCCAAAGTTCCTGATTGTCTGTATTTTGCCAGTAAAGTTTTGTGTCACTCTGACCTCCTGGCTCAGTTGGTTACAGCGTGGTGCTCATCACAGAGGTTGTGGGTTCAATCCCTGtgtgggccattcacttaagagctggacttgatgatccttgtgggtcccttcctaCCAAGAATATTCTTTGCATCTGTCCATGTTGAGAAGATCTGGTTGGTGTTCCTCCTTTGTAGCAAACACAAGTAAAGAAACCTTTGGTTACCCCCAGCATTTAGGTTTTCTGGGGTGttacagccctgcaggctcacaGTGGCCTCTTGTTTTCATGAGGCCCCACAGAGTCACCctggccccttggttccatgggCTCCAGCAGTGCCGTGATGATCCCTTGGTTCCACAACTTCCCACAGTGTCACCCTggcccttggttccatgaggatCTGGAGTGTCCCACAGGTTGATGCcatttgtccttgctgcccctgccatccccctgccccacaaacAGCCCCGAGCCACCCGccagggacaggccctgctgtgccagcctgggctcagggcttggcctttctgctccctgcagccagcccaggccttgctcagcattgcagttccctgctcacagccttgggctccctgcaatcctgccctcaaggatctgctctcagcagtgcctgcgcagccttgggcactgcctgccctcagtggggcccagggatgctccaagggacttggagttttgcttctgactccttgagcagcttctgcaaccttctctcagtgcctgggggtcctgggctcagccccaaaTCTACTGTGGGGctcatgaaaatacagaaagcccTTTTGGGCTCTTTGTGTTCCTTCAATTGTCTTCAAGTCTTCAGGGCTTGTGCAGCTCATTGAAGTCCATTTGTAGTTCTTTTAGGAAGGAAGATTTCCAAGTGCACCTCAACTTTTTATCTTCAATCAAGTGAGtatatttttagttttcagttCAGAGAAGAGCTGATAGAAGCATTCCCCAGGTGATCTTGATGCTGATTGTCTCGTTAGGAGGTCTGGGCACGGAGAAGAATGAGCCCCTTTAGGGCTGATCCTGTTTGGACaacctgctcctcaccccaacCTCACCATGTCTGACATGGCCCACCTGGGActgacatccctgtgccctgcatcAGAACCTtgtcccctgagctctgcagctccatgtccCAGCCCATTGCACcatgtcccagctgctctcctcagggctctgcctgcacacaggcccaggagaagttttcttcttggtaaggaaagaatggaaaagccTGAGCAGGTTTCCTGAACAACAAACCCCACTCAGGAACCACGTGCTCAGTCCAGGCTGCCTGGAATGATGTCACCTTTCTACAAGGGACAGTGTGAGCAGAAATTATCTCTGTAAGCAGAATTCTCTGAGTCTTTCAGCTGaattctctgtccctgtcctttcCCATGTTCTCTGTTGCAGATGGAAGCTGTTGGTGCCATCCTCACCTTTAACCTTTGTTTTGAAAGCAGACAGATGTTCCCAGGTGTGTTCAGCAGGATTTGCTCCATGTTCCTACAAAGCTTTTGTGTTCCTCATGGAACGAAGGGGCCGTTGTGACACTGAGGGGGGACATGGAAGCAAGGAGCCCACTGTGACCCTGGGGTCCCctggaaccaaggggccacTGTGACACACCAGGGCCACGTGGATCCAGTGGccactgtgacactgtgggTCCAAGGAGACCGtggtggcagcactggaacCTCCTGGAACCAAGGAGTCCATGGTGCCCCAGCGGGGCTGCACGGAGCCAATGGTCCATTGTCACACTGCCCATCCAAGGAGTGCAGTGGGACACTGGAAGCTCATGGAACCAGGCAGGCCCTTGTGACACTGAAGGACTTGATGACCCCAAATATCCCTTGTGACACAGCAGGGCATCATT
This sequence is a window from Prinia subflava isolate CZ2003 ecotype Zambia chromosome 27, Cam_Psub_1.2, whole genome shotgun sequence. Protein-coding genes within it:
- the LOC134562381 gene encoding uncharacterized protein LOC134562381 isoform X1 produces the protein MKAMKLENNKCLACVQNKHCMEHAVLSEILGGKRDELESELLVSPMAPGTTTAPSTPSSTPLTLTPPDSLTHPSLAPAQYVPPPPLSAEGNYPPLPVPAAPPLAPPPSAQVPVPPPPAQRTPPSPHTPAQSYPAPPPTPAERFIPPLTPAQGYPPLPPTPPSPASGPSAPLYPPLPDSPVQDVIVRQKQRGNVKKTDRMESSDSEADELDAPVAHRTRGKLALEWPQAGKGILKSGKQKRTIIAPLRQGVGTNGPVFVKVPFSPADLVIWKQSAGTYRENPDKVARVVKMIMKTQNPDWEDTHVILDTLMDETERDMVLRAARERAREDIRNGLVTGTLDYNFPTADPEWDANDPSGVDMLRLKRYQEWISVGVQQAIPKSMNWSKLYEIRQEKKESPTAFLERLKEAARRYTDLQVDSEQGRTQLAFIFLGQAQEDIRKKLQKLEGEELRNLDKLLEVAWKVYNNRDREIIKKQGQSLLAVLQRQGRGRGRGGRGVNRGGFGRGSGHGRLGLNQCAYCRMEGHWKRECPNRFSQNGQPQLDSMFNQSGEHQLDGVARVMVLHEREPGSREPMVTLHLEGKDVDFLIDTGATHSVLNYLEGQIGNKSAAVVGATGKEEVRPFLQPLELSFEDKILTHEFLYMPDCPTPLLGRDLLAALEAVITFENGELVMKIPESKTGKILMIKEKPISNIPKEVEDAVIPSVWETDVPGKSKLAQPVHVELKEGAKAVRIKQYPIKPEARQGIAKTIDKFLKYRILEECKSEYNTPIFPVKKPNGEYRLVQDLRGINEITKDIHPVVANPYTLLASVKEIYKWFTVIDLKDAFFCIPLDQESRKLFAFEWEHPESGRKTQLTWTRLPMGVNWQKNWKSGPEKEPQNLHELRIFLGMTGWCRLWIMDYGLIAKPLYEAQKTQPFTWGKPQKEAFQKLKEALTTAPALGLPDLSKDFQLYVHERQRLALGVLTQQLGSWKRPVGYFSKQLDNVSAGWPSCLRAVAATVLLIQEARKLTMGRHIDVYVPHMVTTVLEQKGGHWLSPSRMMKFQVTLTEQDDVALKTTNLLNPALFLGATAEEGPLEHDCLEVIEHTYSARTDLKDVPLEQPEWELFTDGSSFMENGARYAGYAVTTIDVVIEAKSLPPNTSAQRAELIALTRALELSEGKTVNIWTDSKYAFGVVHVHGALWKERGLLSSQGTNIKHQDAVLQLIDAVQKPEQVAIMHCKAHQSGNSKICEGNRKADWAARQVAREVQKTMALIPSRLNISQFNLPPKPNYTIEDDRLAQLLKAQKNAEG